Proteins encoded in a region of the Myxococcota bacterium genome:
- a CDS encoding phytanoyl-CoA dioxygenase family protein: MSITTETQRKEFAERGFVALRGLLQAEEIARFGAAVDRAVAARTAHDTRTLAERTHYEQSFHQCINLWEDFADVRPLTFHPRLGQVASELLDRPVLRVWHDQALYKEPGGRGTDAHHDQPYWPLNEPNTVTAWISFNGARRESGCMGYVPGSHHFGVKRFSNIFTGTGFDLEHGEEARGVPPEFVPVEPGDVVFHHGLTIHVAGPNSTPDMRRVHTVIYFADGSTRKDSKQLHPSVDRAGIAPGAVVDSAVTPIAFPRAPGDLPEPPPLPEPRLRGWPGWGRRA, encoded by the coding sequence GTGTCGATCACGACCGAGACGCAGCGCAAGGAGTTCGCCGAGCGGGGCTTCGTGGCGCTGCGCGGCCTGCTCCAGGCCGAGGAGATCGCGCGCTTCGGCGCCGCGGTCGATCGGGCGGTGGCCGCGCGCACCGCGCACGACACGCGGACCCTGGCCGAGCGCACGCATTACGAGCAGTCCTTCCACCAGTGCATCAACCTGTGGGAGGACTTCGCCGACGTGCGCCCGCTCACCTTCCACCCGCGGCTCGGGCAGGTGGCGAGTGAGCTGCTCGACCGGCCGGTCCTGCGGGTCTGGCACGACCAGGCCCTCTACAAGGAGCCGGGCGGGCGGGGCACCGACGCCCACCACGACCAGCCCTACTGGCCGCTGAACGAGCCGAATACGGTCACCGCCTGGATCTCGTTCAACGGCGCCAGGCGCGAGAGCGGCTGCATGGGCTACGTGCCCGGCTCGCATCACTTCGGGGTGAAGCGATTCTCGAACATCTTCACCGGCACCGGCTTCGACCTCGAGCACGGCGAGGAGGCGCGCGGCGTGCCGCCCGAGTTCGTGCCCGTGGAGCCCGGCGACGTGGTGTTCCACCACGGGCTCACCATCCACGTGGCGGGCCCGAACTCCACCCCCGACATGCGGCGCGTGCACACGGTGATCTACTTCGCGGACGGCTCCACGCGGAAGGACTCGAAGCAGCTCCACCCGTCGGTCGACCGCGCCGGCATCGCGCCGGGCGCCGTGGTCGACTCGGCCGTGACTCCGATCGCCTTCCCGCGCGCGCCCGGTGACTTGCCGGAGCCGCCGCCGCTGCCCGAGCCGCGCCTGCGGGGCTGGCCGGGCTGGGGGCGCCGCGCGTGA
- a CDS encoding MerR family transcriptional regulator: MIEAVEKEFAKIPDRTYFRIGEVAKLIGVEPYVLRFWETEFKAMAPPKSRSKQRMYRRRDLETILTIKHLLYAERFTIEGARKRLLELQRDARRSESPLPRTGLAAVRDELIALRRVAAAI; the protein is encoded by the coding sequence GTGATCGAGGCAGTCGAGAAGGAGTTCGCGAAGATTCCCGACCGGACTTACTTCCGGATCGGCGAGGTCGCGAAGCTGATCGGCGTGGAGCCGTACGTGCTCCGGTTCTGGGAGACCGAGTTCAAGGCCATGGCGCCGCCGAAGTCGCGCTCGAAGCAGCGCATGTACCGGCGCCGCGACCTGGAGACGATTCTCACCATCAAGCACCTGCTCTACGCCGAGCGCTTCACGATCGAGGGCGCGCGCAAGCGCCTGCTCGAGCTGCAGCGCGACGCGCGGCGCTCCGAGTCACCGCTGCCGCGCACCGGCCTGGCTGCGGTGCGCGACGAGCTGATCGCGCTGCGCAGGGTCGCCGCGGCGATCTGA
- the pheT gene encoding phenylalanine--tRNA ligase subunit beta: protein MRFPLGWLAEWVDLPGEAELCERLTLAGLEIEDVVRAGPELSAIVVGHVVERRPHPNADRLSLCKVDVGGAEPLSVVCGAPNVAQGQKVAVAQPGVTLPDGTKLKKSKIRGESSEGMICSARELGLSDDHAGILVLDAAAPVGAPLSQVLQAGDTILDVEITPNRGDWVSMLGMAREVRALFGGEIRMPPADPPEAARAAADDVKIAIGAADGCARYVARVVRGVRVGPSPEWLSKRLEAAGMRSINNVVDATNLVLLEYGQPLHAFDLLTLRGGVVRVRRAAAGEKLACLDGETRTLAASDLVIADAERAIALAGVMGGAETEVRATTTDLLLESAQFDPVSVRRTSKRLALRTEASYRFERGVDREGVARAADRCARLIAELAGGSVARGRVEAKGSPLPHTGEIVLDPEHPNRLLGTRLASAEVIALLARLGVSAQPSAGKLRCAIPSWRNDLAIAADLCEEVARIHGYDRIEATMPLGRVSPVSRPAPYVLAERARESLARAGLVELRQYPAMVPADLDALRLGPDAAQRRAVKIENPMPGQGSELVTTLLPGLLHAAARNLARQVERVRVFEVGRVFLARAGELPEEPLRAAGLVISGGRTSLWEPQSPEPPFFVAKGAAEAALRELGFPSEFHAGATVPWLHPGASGELRRGNTVLCRVGDLHPEVARAFEIAAPCAVFELELEACLRLAPETPRYRDPSPYPAVRRDLAVLLDRSRPAGEVLEAIRKTAGQVLASAEIFDRYEGKGIPAGKVSIAFRLVFQRGDRTLQDTEVGKTTERIVAMLAQRFAAELR, encoded by the coding sequence GTGAGGTTCCCCCTCGGCTGGCTCGCGGAGTGGGTCGACCTGCCCGGCGAGGCCGAGCTGTGCGAGCGACTCACGCTGGCGGGGCTCGAGATCGAAGACGTCGTGCGCGCGGGGCCGGAGCTCTCGGCGATCGTGGTCGGCCACGTGGTCGAGCGCAGACCGCACCCCAACGCCGACCGGCTCTCGCTGTGCAAGGTCGACGTGGGCGGCGCGGAGCCGCTGTCGGTGGTGTGCGGCGCGCCCAACGTGGCCCAGGGCCAGAAAGTCGCCGTGGCGCAGCCGGGAGTCACTCTGCCCGACGGTACCAAGCTCAAGAAGTCGAAGATCCGCGGCGAGAGCTCGGAGGGCATGATCTGTTCGGCGCGCGAGCTCGGCCTGTCCGACGACCACGCCGGGATCCTCGTGCTCGACGCCGCGGCCCCGGTCGGCGCGCCGCTGTCCCAGGTGCTGCAGGCGGGAGACACGATCCTCGACGTGGAGATCACGCCCAACCGCGGTGACTGGGTCTCCATGCTGGGCATGGCGCGCGAGGTGAGGGCGCTGTTCGGCGGCGAGATCCGCATGCCGCCCGCCGACCCCCCCGAGGCCGCGCGCGCCGCGGCCGACGACGTGAAGATCGCGATCGGCGCCGCCGACGGCTGCGCGCGCTACGTGGCCCGCGTGGTGCGCGGCGTGCGTGTGGGTCCGTCGCCCGAGTGGCTCTCGAAGCGCCTCGAGGCGGCCGGCATGCGCTCGATCAACAACGTGGTCGACGCCACGAACCTGGTGCTGCTCGAGTACGGCCAGCCGCTCCACGCCTTCGACCTTTTGACGCTGCGCGGCGGCGTCGTGCGCGTGCGGCGCGCGGCCGCGGGTGAGAAGCTCGCGTGTCTCGACGGCGAGACTCGCACGCTCGCCGCCAGCGACCTGGTGATCGCCGACGCCGAGCGCGCGATCGCGCTGGCGGGAGTCATGGGCGGCGCAGAGACCGAGGTGCGCGCCACCACCACCGACCTCCTGCTCGAGAGCGCGCAGTTCGACCCCGTCTCCGTGCGCCGCACCTCGAAGCGGCTCGCGCTGCGCACCGAGGCCTCGTACCGTTTCGAGCGCGGGGTGGACCGCGAGGGCGTGGCGCGCGCGGCCGACCGCTGCGCACGGCTGATCGCGGAGCTCGCGGGCGGCAGCGTGGCGCGCGGCCGGGTCGAGGCGAAGGGCAGCCCGCTGCCCCACACCGGCGAGATCGTGCTCGACCCCGAGCACCCCAACCGCCTGCTCGGCACCCGCCTCGCCAGCGCCGAAGTCATCGCCCTGCTCGCGCGCCTGGGAGTCAGTGCGCAGCCCTCGGCGGGCAAGCTGCGCTGCGCGATCCCGAGCTGGCGCAACGACCTCGCGATCGCCGCCGACCTGTGCGAAGAGGTCGCGCGCATCCACGGCTACGACCGCATCGAGGCCACCATGCCCTTGGGCCGGGTCTCGCCGGTGAGCCGGCCCGCGCCCTACGTGCTGGCCGAGCGCGCGCGCGAGTCACTCGCCCGGGCCGGCCTGGTCGAGCTGCGCCAGTACCCCGCGATGGTGCCGGCGGACCTCGACGCGCTCCGGCTCGGCCCCGACGCTGCCCAGCGCCGGGCCGTGAAGATCGAGAACCCGATGCCCGGGCAGGGCTCGGAGCTCGTGACCACGCTGCTGCCGGGCCTGCTGCACGCGGCGGCCCGCAACCTGGCGCGCCAGGTCGAGCGCGTGCGCGTGTTCGAAGTCGGCCGGGTGTTCCTGGCGCGCGCGGGCGAGCTGCCCGAGGAGCCGCTGCGCGCCGCCGGTCTCGTGATCAGCGGCGGCCGCACGAGTCTCTGGGAGCCCCAGTCACCCGAACCGCCGTTCTTCGTGGCCAAGGGCGCGGCCGAGGCCGCGCTGCGCGAGCTGGGCTTCCCGAGCGAGTTCCACGCCGGAGCCACGGTGCCCTGGTTGCACCCGGGGGCCTCGGGTGAGCTGCGCCGTGGCAACACCGTGCTGTGTCGCGTGGGCGACCTGCACCCCGAGGTCGCGCGCGCCTTCGAGATCGCCGCGCCCTGCGCCGTGTTCGAGCTCGAGCTCGAGGCGTGTCTGCGCCTGGCGCCCGAAACACCCCGCTACCGCGATCCTTCGCCGTATCCGGCGGTCCGCCGTGACCTGGCGGTGCTGCTCGACCGCAGCCGGCCGGCCGGCGAGGTGCTCGAGGCGATCCGCAAGACCGCCGGCCAGGTCCTGGCGTCGGCCGAGATCTTCGACCGATACGAGGGCAAGGGCATCCCCGCCGGCAAGGTCAGCATCGCTTTTCGGTTGGTGTTTCAGCGCGGGGACCGTACGCTTCAGGACACAGAGGTGGGGAAGACGACCGAGCGCATCGTGGCGATGCTGGCGCAGCGCTTCGCTGCGGAGCTGCGCTGA
- a CDS encoding integration host factor subunit alpha has protein sequence MTKADIVETIYERVGFSKKESAELVETVFDVIKDALVGGEKVKFSGFGNFIVREKNARKGRNPQTGEEIQLEARRVLTFKPSLVLKNALNEGQAPETGDDDDDDEDDDE, from the coding sequence ATGACCAAGGCGGACATCGTCGAGACGATCTACGAGCGCGTCGGCTTCTCGAAGAAGGAGTCGGCGGAGCTCGTGGAGACCGTGTTCGACGTGATCAAGGACGCGCTGGTGGGGGGAGAGAAAGTGAAGTTCTCCGGCTTCGGGAACTTCATCGTGCGCGAGAAGAACGCGCGCAAAGGGCGCAATCCCCAGACCGGCGAGGAGATCCAGCTCGAGGCGCGGCGCGTGCTCACCTTCAAGCCCAGCCTGGTGCTGAAGAACGCGCTGAACGAGGGCCAGGCGCCCGAGACCGGCGACGACGACGACGATGACGAGGACGACGACGAGTAG
- a CDS encoding phytanoyl-CoA dioxygenase family protein: MKPSAHAWSRGFQWQPPRGPFRRISAEQAKSWDERGFFVLEGAFDAATVSRVAQEIAPFEARAEAFLRTQPNGRFAIARADEITFTTHLVTRSPFLRDFCRHPVFCDLVHDLIGPDVRLYWDQAVYKKPGTRAPFPWHQDNGYTFVEPEAYLTCWVALTDATEDNGCPRVVPGLHRGGTLAHRGTDLGFVCFDEPPSEPLAAPVRAGGIVVFSSLTPHATGPNLTPDERRAYIVQFAPDGAVALRPGAGGQVTREPCAAPERQYPVLAHGAPV, from the coding sequence GTGAAGCCCAGCGCGCATGCCTGGAGTCGCGGGTTCCAGTGGCAGCCGCCGCGCGGCCCGTTCCGCCGCATCAGCGCCGAGCAGGCCAAGAGCTGGGACGAGCGCGGCTTCTTCGTGCTCGAAGGCGCGTTCGACGCGGCCACGGTGAGTCGCGTGGCCCAGGAGATCGCGCCGTTCGAGGCCAGGGCCGAGGCCTTCCTGCGCACGCAGCCCAACGGCCGCTTCGCGATCGCGCGCGCCGACGAGATCACCTTCACGACCCACCTCGTGACTCGCTCGCCGTTCCTGCGCGACTTCTGCCGTCACCCGGTGTTCTGCGACCTGGTGCACGACCTGATCGGCCCCGACGTGCGGCTCTACTGGGACCAGGCCGTGTACAAGAAGCCCGGCACGCGCGCGCCGTTCCCGTGGCACCAGGACAACGGCTACACGTTCGTCGAGCCCGAGGCCTATCTCACCTGCTGGGTCGCGCTCACCGATGCCACCGAAGACAACGGCTGCCCGCGTGTCGTGCCCGGCCTGCACCGCGGCGGAACGCTCGCGCACCGCGGCACCGACCTGGGCTTCGTGTGCTTCGACGAGCCGCCGTCGGAGCCGCTGGCGGCGCCAGTGCGCGCCGGCGGCATCGTGGTGTTCTCGTCGCTCACCCCGCACGCCACGGGCCCGAACCTGACCCCCGACGAGCGCCGCGCCTACATCGTGCAGTTCGCGCCCGATGGCGCGGTGGCGTTGCGGCCGGGCGCCGGCGGCCAGGTGACGCGCGAGCCGTGCGCCGCGCCCGAGCGGCAGTACCCCGTGCTGGCGCACGGCGCCCCCGTATGA